The following are from one region of the Verrucomicrobiota bacterium genome:
- the dnaN gene encoding DNA polymerase III subunit beta, with the protein MNFTISKEQIMLGLQAVQNIVTNRTTLPILSNVLLRAEGEILELTATDLDVTIACTVKANVITGGSTTLPVKKLFGIVRELGGTEVEFKVDEKNRCSMSCGSSFYKIHGLAAEEFPPMTRFRDEKKVVLPQDKLRGMLRKTCFATSTDESRYVLNGIFFSLKEHKLTMVATDGRRLALVEEEVDLPDDVQGDFIVPSKTVNELTRLLGDKGEMELQYTANQAAITLKGEQGPAILLVTKLIEGNYPNYRQVIPAEVKERVPMNREEFLHALRRAEIMTSDKQNSVKLNFTKNNLAITANTPEVGEALESIAINYKGKEMAIAFNPGYMIEPLSALTEDEIYFELIDELSPGVLKINGPYLYVVMPMRLS; encoded by the coding sequence ATGAACTTTACAATTAGCAAAGAACAAATCATGCTCGGGTTGCAGGCGGTCCAAAACATTGTGACCAACCGGACAACCTTGCCCATTCTCTCCAACGTCCTTTTGCGCGCGGAAGGAGAGATACTGGAATTAACGGCCACCGATTTGGATGTTACCATTGCCTGTACCGTCAAGGCGAATGTCATCACTGGTGGGTCCACCACTTTGCCGGTAAAGAAGTTGTTTGGTATTGTGCGGGAATTGGGTGGTACTGAAGTTGAGTTTAAGGTGGATGAAAAGAACCGTTGCAGCATGAGTTGCGGCTCTTCCTTTTACAAAATTCATGGGCTCGCTGCCGAGGAATTCCCGCCGATGACCCGGTTCCGCGATGAAAAGAAGGTCGTGTTGCCGCAAGATAAGCTGCGTGGGATGCTGCGGAAAACCTGTTTTGCCACCTCCACAGACGAATCGCGTTATGTGCTGAATGGGATCTTTTTCAGCTTGAAAGAGCATAAATTGACGATGGTGGCCACGGATGGACGGCGCTTGGCGTTGGTGGAAGAAGAAGTGGACCTCCCCGATGATGTCCAAGGCGATTTCATTGTTCCCAGCAAGACGGTGAACGAATTGACCCGGCTCTTGGGTGACAAGGGCGAGATGGAATTGCAATATACCGCCAACCAAGCGGCGATTACTTTAAAAGGGGAGCAAGGTCCGGCAATTCTTCTGGTCACCAAACTGATTGAAGGGAATTATCCGAATTACCGGCAGGTCATTCCCGCCGAGGTAAAAGAACGCGTGCCCATGAACCGCGAGGAGTTTTTGCATGCCTTGCGCCGTGCGGAAATCATGACCAGCGACAAGCAAAACTCCGTTAAGCTTAACTTTACCAAAAACAACCTGGCAATTACCGCCAACACCCCTGAAGTCGGTGAAGCGTTGGAAAGCATTGCCATCAACTATAAAGGTAAAGAAATGGCGATTGCCTTTAATCCCGGTTACATGATCGAGCCATTGAGCGCCTTGACTGAAGATGAAATCTATTTCGAGTTGATTGATGAACTCAGCCCGGGCGTCCTCAAAATTAATGGGCCGTACCTGTATGTGGTGATGCCCATGCGGTTAAGCTGA